Proteins from one Candidatus Zixiibacteriota bacterium genomic window:
- a CDS encoding Maf family protein yields the protein MQIILASSSARRRQILEVLGVSFRVISPYFVEIVSADRPVEEEVLEFALRKASSVAREHPGAVVIGADTLIALGEKKIGKPADRAEAKEILLALRGKRHRIFTGVAIVDEAGGPGLRHVERVEVKMRGYSEEEVERYLDTGESLDKAGAYSIQGGGRNLIESIEGDYLAAVGLPLRPIARYLRSRGVPLREDVEQIYAEKRFPNWSSFP from the coding sequence ATGCAGATCATCCTCGCGTCCAGCTCGGCCCGGCGGCGCCAGATTCTGGAGGTGCTGGGCGTTTCGTTCCGGGTGATTTCGCCGTATTTCGTCGAGATCGTCTCCGCGGACCGGCCGGTCGAGGAGGAGGTGCTGGAGTTCGCGCTGCGCAAGGCCTCTTCCGTGGCGCGGGAGCACCCCGGCGCCGTCGTGATCGGCGCGGACACGCTGATCGCCCTGGGGGAAAAGAAAATCGGCAAACCGGCGGATCGGGCCGAAGCGAAGGAGATCCTTCTTGCGCTCAGGGGAAAAAGGCACAGGATCTTCACGGGCGTCGCGATCGTGGACGAGGCCGGGGGTCCCGGGCTGCGCCACGTGGAGCGGGTCGAGGTGAAGATGCGGGGCTATTCCGAAGAAGAAGTCGAGCGATACCTCGACACCGGCGAGTCGCTCGACAAAGCGGGCGCCTATTCGATTCAGGGGGGCGGGCGGAACTTGATCGAATCGATCGAGGGCGATTATCTGGCCGCGGTCGGGCTGCCGCTGAGGCCGATCGCACGCTATCTCCGGAGCCGCGGCGTCCCGCTGCGGGAGGACGTCGAGCAAATCTACGCCGAGAAGCGGTTCCCGAACTGGAGCAGCTTTCCATAG